In the genome of Myxococcus stipitatus, one region contains:
- a CDS encoding M36 family metallopeptidase → MSQGYFRRRLTQALVLVGALGASSAVAVVQDASGPRNHDARIARNLGMKKALSAVQKDREAALRRGVPELRVETDASTGLVRSLVNPVGALTAPSSGDALAIGFSFLQAQRELLGLELTDLANLEVTDRVYSRQSGVTHLYLRQTHQGLPLYNGQLQINVDGKGRVLSVHSDFMPSLARAVASIQPRLDAAAAVSGAARHLGLKPLTAPRALEKDSGPRQQTRVEPSGVSLEPIDAKLALLPVSPGEVRLVWNFQVHMPDQEHVYDMTVDATTGEVWTRFDWVASDAYSVYRRPIESPNHTTPLPPMDARVSLLNPANLTASPFAWHDTNGAPGAEYTIHRGNNVHAYEDSDANNLPPTTEPNCGTSLTCSYLLNLANAPSTYRDAAVTNLFYWNNIIHDIQYQYGFDEAAGNFQVNNYGHPGLGNDDVRAEAQDGTSVNNANFYTPPDGQRPRMQMYRWTTTVPNRDGDLDSGIIVHEAGHGISNRLVGGPSNVSCLNNNQAPGEGISDLLSLIYTAKATDTGPQGRGMGTYALGQPTTGLGIRGQRYSTSPTVNTWTYASINGMAIPHGVGSVFAQGMWEAYWALVDRWGFDNNLYNAMGSAGNQRMLLYLTEGLKNTPCSPTFTQVRDGIITAATTLHGGEDVCRLWTAFAGFGLGSDAVSGTSNSTTPTNGFAVPAACRTDVWGKDKPWDTGNEPDAATASNGMWESEDIWVRNSTSNGPHENPEFGQTNYVHVKVRNRSAVDAHNVVVKVYGTNAATSTSWPAGWTEIGQTTLVHLASGADDEVVVEWNPPVQGHYCLLARLVTPADPMTFVEIGNPDYNTRQNNNIIWRNTNVVNMVPFGFSNATFILRNTLREERLFNVRFRELTVDAKRPFIQRGTIVVDLGQELTALWQAAGGKAEGIERVGETQFRVADPTRAMFNIPLKPLQEFNVGLEFKDNEFTGKQTEDFVQYDFAAVLEDPSAEGKTQAIGGVSYYLRVAQP, encoded by the coding sequence ATGTCGCAGGGTTATTTCCGCCGCCGCCTCACCCAGGCGCTGGTGCTGGTGGGAGCGCTGGGCGCTTCCTCCGCCGTCGCGGTCGTGCAGGACGCGAGCGGCCCGCGCAACCACGATGCCCGCATCGCCCGCAACCTCGGCATGAAGAAGGCACTGAGCGCGGTGCAGAAGGACCGTGAGGCCGCGCTGCGCCGCGGCGTGCCCGAGCTGCGCGTGGAGACGGACGCCTCCACGGGCCTGGTCCGCTCGCTCGTCAACCCGGTGGGCGCGCTCACGGCGCCCAGCAGCGGCGACGCGCTCGCCATCGGCTTCTCCTTCCTCCAGGCGCAGCGGGAGCTGCTGGGCCTGGAGCTGACGGACCTGGCGAACCTGGAGGTCACCGACCGCGTCTACTCGCGGCAGAGCGGTGTCACCCACCTGTACCTGCGCCAGACGCACCAGGGCCTGCCGCTCTACAACGGCCAGCTGCAAATCAACGTGGACGGAAAGGGCCGCGTGCTCAGCGTGCACAGCGACTTCATGCCCTCGCTCGCGCGCGCCGTCGCGAGCATCCAGCCGCGCCTGGACGCCGCCGCCGCCGTCTCCGGCGCCGCGCGCCACCTGGGCCTGAAGCCGCTGACGGCGCCTCGCGCGCTGGAGAAGGACTCCGGCCCGCGCCAGCAGACCCGCGTCGAGCCGTCCGGCGTGTCGCTGGAGCCCATCGACGCGAAGCTCGCGCTGCTGCCCGTCTCCCCGGGCGAGGTCCGGCTGGTGTGGAACTTCCAGGTCCACATGCCGGACCAGGAGCACGTCTATGACATGACGGTGGACGCCACCACGGGGGAGGTCTGGACGCGCTTCGACTGGGTCGCCTCGGATGCCTACTCCGTCTACCGCCGCCCCATCGAGAGCCCCAACCACACCACGCCCCTGCCGCCCATGGACGCGCGGGTGAGCCTGCTCAACCCCGCCAACCTGACGGCGTCGCCCTTCGCCTGGCATGACACGAACGGCGCCCCGGGGGCCGAGTACACCATCCACCGGGGCAACAACGTCCACGCGTACGAGGACTCGGACGCCAACAACCTGCCGCCGACGACGGAGCCCAACTGCGGCACGTCGCTCACGTGCAGCTACCTGCTGAACCTGGCCAACGCGCCCAGCACGTACCGCGACGCGGCCGTCACGAACCTCTTCTACTGGAACAACATCATCCACGACATCCAGTACCAGTACGGCTTCGACGAGGCGGCCGGCAACTTCCAGGTCAACAACTACGGCCACCCGGGCCTGGGCAACGACGACGTGCGCGCCGAGGCGCAGGACGGCACGAGCGTCAACAACGCCAACTTCTACACGCCGCCGGACGGCCAGCGTCCGCGCATGCAGATGTACCGGTGGACCACCACCGTCCCCAACCGCGACGGTGACCTGGACAGCGGCATCATCGTCCACGAGGCCGGGCACGGCATCTCCAACCGCCTGGTCGGCGGCCCCAGCAACGTGTCCTGCCTCAACAACAACCAGGCGCCGGGCGAGGGCATCAGCGACCTGCTGTCGCTCATCTACACCGCGAAGGCCACGGACACCGGCCCCCAGGGGCGCGGCATGGGCACGTACGCGCTGGGACAGCCCACGACGGGCCTGGGCATCCGCGGGCAGCGCTACAGCACCAGCCCGACGGTCAACACGTGGACGTACGCCAGCATCAACGGCATGGCCATCCCCCACGGCGTGGGCTCCGTGTTCGCGCAAGGCATGTGGGAGGCGTACTGGGCCCTGGTGGACCGCTGGGGCTTCGACAACAACCTCTACAACGCGATGGGCAGCGCGGGGAACCAGCGCATGCTGCTGTACCTGACGGAGGGCCTGAAGAACACGCCGTGCAGCCCGACCTTCACGCAGGTGCGCGACGGCATCATCACCGCGGCGACGACGCTGCACGGGGGCGAGGACGTCTGCCGGCTGTGGACGGCGTTCGCCGGCTTCGGCCTGGGCAGCGACGCGGTGTCCGGCACGTCGAACAGCACCACGCCGACCAACGGCTTCGCGGTGCCCGCCGCCTGCCGCACGGACGTGTGGGGCAAGGACAAGCCGTGGGACACCGGCAACGAGCCGGACGCGGCCACCGCGAGCAACGGCATGTGGGAGAGCGAGGACATCTGGGTCCGCAACTCGACCAGCAACGGGCCGCACGAGAACCCGGAGTTCGGCCAGACGAACTACGTGCACGTGAAGGTGCGCAACCGCAGCGCGGTGGACGCGCACAACGTGGTGGTGAAGGTGTACGGCACCAACGCGGCCACCAGCACCTCGTGGCCTGCGGGCTGGACGGAGATTGGCCAGACGACGCTGGTGCACCTGGCCAGCGGGGCGGATGACGAAGTCGTCGTGGAGTGGAACCCGCCCGTCCAGGGACACTACTGCCTGCTCGCGCGGCTGGTGACGCCCGCGGACCCGATGACCTTCGTCGAGATTGGGAACCCGGACTACAACACGCGCCAGAACAACAACATCATCTGGCGCAACACCAACGTGGTGAACATGGTGCCGTTCGGCTTCTCCAACGCCACGTTCATCCTGCGCAACACCCTGCGCGAGGAGCGCCTGTTCAACGTGCGCTTCCGGGAGCTGACGGTCGACGCGAAGCGCCCGTTCATCCAGCGCGGCACCATCGTGGTGGACCTGGGCCAGGAGTTGACGGCGCTGTGGCAGGCGGCGGGCGGCAAGGCGGAGGGCATCGAGCGCGTCGGTGAGACGCAGTTCCGCGTCGCCGACCCGACTCGCGCGATGTTCAACATCCCCCTGAAGCCGCTTCAGGAGTTCAACGTGGGCCTGGAGTTCAAGGACAACGAGTTCACCGGCAAGCAGACGGAGGACTTCGTCCAGTACGACTTCGCGGCCGTGCTGGAGGACCCGTCCGCCGAGGGGAAGACCCAGGCCATCGGCGGCGTGTCGTACTACCTGCGCGTCGCGCAGCCGTAG